A window from Nitrospira sp. ND1 encodes these proteins:
- a CDS encoding PAS domain-containing protein yields MGEGHRNRRQTLAILSTSPTGIITSFNEASERLLGYSAEEVVGALPLAAFHDPSELQQRAAACISKPATRATDVFRIIVANAEPGHTTEHDWTYLHRNGRPLPVHLSISAFPDGSGHIAGYILVLQEIREEIRSNDVLQHHAKLLDLANDAILVRDLERDTIDYWNDGAVRLYGWTSKEAAGAYIHDFLKTTFPQPLADIKKTFLAKGYWAGELLHTTRNGQRITVSSRWTLLKTSDGAASASLELNTDITEQKRAQEALKAAHEELEHRVAERTAALSDANSRLRILSRRLMEIQELERRAIARDLHDEIGQALTAIKMNLRELGEQRDGSTAAADGKPLSDSLQILDQVLRHIRNLALDLRPSMLDELGLVPALRWYIGRQAERAGWKVQFLADEVMTRPSPEVEISCFRLTQEALTNVARHAKATVVEVRLEMGRRQLDLIIRDNGIGFDSNLLRTGARAGTSVGLSGMEERVRLAGGHMVIQSAPSTGTEIRATFPIGPESAETEHE; encoded by the coding sequence ATGGGCGAGGGACATCGCAACCGGCGGCAGACGCTTGCCATACTCTCAACCTCCCCGACCGGAATCATTACGAGCTTCAACGAGGCCTCTGAGCGCCTCTTAGGGTATTCCGCGGAAGAGGTCGTGGGGGCGCTTCCCCTCGCGGCGTTTCATGATCCAAGCGAATTGCAGCAACGTGCTGCCGCGTGCATATCCAAACCGGCGACCAGGGCGACGGACGTATTTCGAATCATCGTCGCGAACGCCGAACCGGGCCATACGACAGAGCATGATTGGACGTATCTTCACCGCAACGGCCGGCCCCTTCCGGTTCACCTCTCGATCAGCGCATTCCCGGACGGATCAGGCCATATCGCGGGGTATATCCTGGTGCTTCAAGAAATCCGCGAAGAGATACGGTCGAACGACGTGCTCCAACATCACGCAAAACTGCTCGACCTCGCCAACGATGCGATTCTAGTCCGCGACTTGGAGCGCGATACGATCGACTATTGGAATGACGGGGCGGTGCGCCTCTATGGCTGGACCAGCAAGGAAGCCGCGGGCGCCTATATCCACGATTTCCTGAAAACCACGTTTCCGCAGCCATTGGCGGACATCAAAAAGACCTTTTTAGCGAAGGGCTATTGGGCCGGGGAACTCCTGCACACGACTCGAAACGGCCAGAGGATCACCGTCTCCAGCCGGTGGACGTTGCTCAAAACCTCAGATGGCGCAGCCAGCGCAAGTCTCGAGCTGAATACGGACATTACCGAGCAAAAACGGGCGCAAGAAGCGCTGAAAGCCGCACATGAAGAATTGGAGCATCGTGTCGCGGAACGCACGGCGGCGTTGAGCGACGCCAATAGCCGCTTGCGCATCCTCTCCAGAAGGCTGATGGAAATCCAAGAGTTGGAACGTCGCGCGATCGCCCGGGATTTGCACGATGAGATCGGACAGGCGTTGACGGCCATCAAAATGAACCTTCGTGAGCTTGGCGAGCAGCGTGATGGTTCGACCGCCGCTGCGGACGGCAAACCGCTTTCCGACAGTCTGCAAATCCTCGATCAAGTGCTCCGGCATATACGCAACCTGGCGTTGGACTTACGGCCCTCCATGCTTGATGAACTGGGCCTAGTCCCTGCGCTGCGATGGTATATCGGAAGACAGGCCGAACGTGCCGGATGGAAGGTTCAGTTTCTGGCCGATGAGGTGATGACGCGCCCCTCTCCCGAAGTGGAAATCTCCTGTTTTCGGCTCACCCAGGAGGCCTTGACGAATGTCGCGCGGCATGCGAAAGCAACAGTCGTGGAAGTTCGTCTTGAAATGGGTCGCCGGCAACTCGACCTCATTATCCGCGACAACGGGATCGGCTTTGACTCGAACCTCCTCCGCACGGGCGCTCGTGCGGGGACGAGTGTGGGGCTCTCCGGGATGGAAGAACGGGTGCGCCTCGCAGGAGGACACATGGTGATCCAGTCAGCCCCGTCGACCGGAACTGAAATTCGCGCGACATTTCCGATAGGTCCGGAGTCGGCCGAGACAGAACATGAATAA
- a CDS encoding response regulator transcription factor, whose product MNNIRVLLVEDHTLVRAGFRVLLEKIEGILVIGEVSDGRSATKLAKELDPDVVLMDIAMAGMNGLEATRRIRQESPRTKILMLSMYTNEEYLKEALRAGAAGYLLKDADRNELELAIKAVWRGETYLTPSMTKFAVDAYCQQGEAQTGPLARLTGRQREILQLIAEGCSTKQIAQRLDLSVKTVETHRAQLMERLDIHDVPGLVRLAIRTGLVQSD is encoded by the coding sequence ATGAATAATATACGAGTACTCCTTGTCGAAGATCATACCCTGGTGCGCGCAGGATTCCGGGTGTTGCTGGAAAAAATCGAGGGGATCCTCGTGATCGGAGAGGTCAGCGACGGTCGAAGCGCCACGAAGCTCGCGAAAGAGCTCGACCCCGATGTCGTGCTCATGGATATTGCCATGGCGGGCATGAACGGGCTCGAAGCGACCCGCCGCATTCGGCAGGAGTCTCCGAGGACCAAGATTTTGATGCTCTCTATGTATACGAACGAGGAGTATCTCAAGGAGGCGCTTCGCGCAGGCGCCGCCGGTTATTTGCTCAAAGACGCGGATCGCAATGAACTGGAATTAGCCATCAAAGCCGTATGGCGGGGCGAGACCTACCTGACACCGAGCATGACCAAGTTTGCCGTCGATGCCTATTGTCAACAAGGAGAAGCGCAGACAGGCCCTCTGGCACGGCTGACCGGTCGCCAGCGTGAAATCCTCCAACTGATCGCAGAGGGATGCTCGACCAAGCAGATCGCACAACGTCTTGATCTGAGTGTGAAAACCGTCGAAACCCACCGCGCGCAGCTCATGGAGCGGCTCGATATCCACGATGTGCCGGGACTGGTCCGGCTAGCCATTCGCACCGGTCTCGTCCAGTCCGACTAG